Proteins encoded together in one Microcaecilia unicolor chromosome 3, aMicUni1.1, whole genome shotgun sequence window:
- the NAT14 gene encoding N-acetyltransferase 14, with translation MPLLDESQLSVREMRENEQQIVLEILKEGFKDLENRLILYVLTRPPTLLLLAVISSGLRFLLHSFLAALLLPVLFTVAVLKLVLWRSPDLSQTGTGSQHSLWVAVYGTEDVCGCVALEPTAEPKVVELRRLAVSRWYRRSGVGTTLLHFMEEKARREGFTAVVVHVSVMATAAVALLEKGGYVASGGRDWLGYAVVRKFRKVL, from the exons ATGCCTTTGCTGGATGAAAGTCAGCTTTCTGTCCGAGAGATGCGAGAAAATGAACAGCAGATAGTCCTGGAGATTCTGAAG GAGGGTTTCAAGGATTTGGAGAACCGCCTGATCCTGTATGTTTTGACCCGTCCGCCAACTCTGCTTCTTCTGGCTGTGATCAGCAGCGGCCTACGCTTCCTCCTTCACTCCTTTCTGGCTGCTCTGCTCCTGCCTGTCCTTTTCACTGTGGCTGTCCTGAAGCTTGTCCTGTGGCGCTCCCCAGACCTCTCTCAGACTGGCACCGGTAGCCAACACAGCCTCTGGGTAGCCGTCTACGGTACAGAAGATGTTTGCGGCTGTGTGGCGCTGGAGCCTACCGCAGAACCCAAAGTGGTGGAGCTGAGGCGGCTGGCGGTGAGCCGCTGGTACCGGCGTTCTGGGGTGGGCACCACCTTGCTGCACTTCATGGAGGAGAAGGCTCGGAGGGAAGGCTTCACTGCGGTGGTGGTTCATGTCTCTGTGATGGCCACAGCCGCTGTGGCACTATTAGAAAAGGGGGGGTACGTTGCCAGCGGAGGCCGAGACTGGCTGGGGTACGCTGTGGTGCGGAAATTTAGGAAAGTGCTGTAG